In one Ornithorhynchus anatinus isolate Pmale09 chromosome 19, mOrnAna1.pri.v4, whole genome shotgun sequence genomic region, the following are encoded:
- the LOC100076020 gene encoding cytochrome c oxidase subunit 7A2, mitochondrial produces the protein MLRNLLAFRQLSQRTISTGSRRQFQNNVREKQKQFQEDNGIPVHLKGGVADALLYRATMVLTVGGTIYALYLLGVASMPKKQS, from the exons GCCTTTCGCCAGCTGAGCCAGAGGACCATAAGCACCGGCTCGCGCAGGCAGTTTCAGAACAACGTGCGAGAGAAGCAAAAGCAGTTCCAG GAGGACAATGGGATCCCCGTGCACCTCAAAGGCGGCGTGGCCGACGCCCTGCTGTACCGAGCCACGATGGTCCTCACCGTTGGGG GAACAATTTATGCTCTGTATCTGCTGGGGGTAGCTTCCATGCCCAAGAAACAGAGCTGA